The following proteins are encoded in a genomic region of Sulfurospirillum arsenophilum NBRC 109478:
- the mreC gene encoding rod shape-determining protein MreC gives MSKFKIIILLGIFVFVSFRYSTEARHIIGGVNTKILASYVDMKMRIQEKIDEHFSQQEEIVRLRAENQTLQKSAVLSIAFASKLSDLLKEHNSTAGYHPNVAMVESIGYANLNDYGKVWLKFDAFNKSKIYGLLQQGYAAGIVVENDGHPQGLLLSDPKAIFAVYIGNQKMQGVAQGNRKEVLVKYISQWLQPQVGDEVITSGLDQIFFEGIKVGVVTEVIDEESSKTVVVKPYVTTHVPSYMHVIMQN, from the coding sequence ATGAGTAAATTTAAAATTATCATTTTGCTTGGCATCTTTGTGTTTGTATCGTTTCGGTACAGCACAGAGGCGAGGCACATCATAGGTGGCGTCAACACAAAGATTCTTGCCTCCTATGTTGATATGAAAATGCGCATTCAAGAAAAAATTGATGAGCATTTCTCACAGCAAGAAGAGATCGTGCGCTTACGTGCTGAAAATCAAACGTTACAAAAATCAGCTGTTCTTTCCATTGCATTTGCCAGTAAGCTTAGTGATCTACTGAAAGAACACAATAGCACAGCTGGGTATCATCCAAATGTTGCAATGGTTGAGTCTATTGGCTATGCCAACCTCAATGATTATGGAAAAGTGTGGTTAAAATTTGACGCATTTAACAAAAGCAAGATTTATGGATTATTGCAACAAGGTTATGCTGCGGGTATTGTTGTCGAAAATGATGGTCATCCACAAGGGTTGCTTTTAAGCGATCCAAAAGCAATTTTTGCAGTGTATATCGGTAATCAAAAGATGCAAGGGGTAGCCCAAGGCAATCGTAAAGAGGTCCTTGTCAAATACATTTCACAGTGGCTACAGCCTCAAGTGGGAGATGAAGTGATTACCAGTGGACTGGATCAAATCTTTTTTGAGGGAATTAAAGTCGGTGTTGTAACCGAAGTCATTGATGAAGAGTCTTCTAAAACGGTGGTCGTAAAACCGTATGTAACCACGCATGTACCTTCTTACATGCATGTCATTATGCAAAACTAG
- a CDS encoding rod shape-determining protein translates to MILDKIIGFFSSDMSIDLGTANTLVLVKGKGIIINEPSVVAVQRNRYGKQNILAVGQEAKNMVGKTPGDIEAIRPMRDGVIADFDMTEKMIRYFIEKAHRRKSFLRPRIIICVPYGLTQVERKAVRESAMSAGAREVFLIEEPMAAAIGAGLPVREPQGSLVVDIGGGTTEIGVVSLGGLVISKSIRVAGDKIDMAIVDYVKKKYNLLIGERTGEEIKIAIGSAVPMDEPLSMMVKGRDQVSGLLSRIELSSEDVRDAIKEPLKEIADALKDVLEVMPPDLAGDIVENGVVLTGGGALIRGFDKYLSDIVKLPVFVADEPLLAVAKGTGKALEEIELLQQLSNE, encoded by the coding sequence ATGATTTTGGACAAGATAATAGGATTCTTCTCTAGTGATATGAGTATTGACCTTGGAACGGCAAATACATTAGTATTGGTCAAAGGTAAAGGTATTATTATCAATGAGCCTTCCGTTGTCGCCGTACAACGTAACCGCTATGGTAAACAAAATATCTTAGCAGTAGGTCAAGAGGCAAAAAATATGGTGGGTAAAACACCAGGTGATATTGAAGCGATCCGCCCAATGCGTGATGGCGTTATTGCTGATTTTGATATGACTGAAAAGATGATTCGTTACTTTATTGAAAAAGCACACAGAAGAAAAAGCTTTTTACGTCCTCGCATTATCATCTGTGTTCCATACGGTTTGACGCAAGTTGAGCGTAAAGCAGTACGTGAGTCTGCGATGAGTGCGGGTGCGCGTGAAGTTTTCTTGATCGAAGAGCCTATGGCAGCTGCGATTGGTGCAGGACTTCCTGTACGTGAACCACAAGGTAGTTTAGTGGTTGACATCGGTGGTGGTACCACTGAGATTGGTGTTGTATCTTTAGGTGGTTTGGTTATTAGCAAATCGATCCGTGTTGCGGGTGATAAGATTGATATGGCCATTGTTGATTATGTCAAGAAAAAATACAACCTATTGATCGGCGAGAGAACGGGCGAAGAGATTAAAATTGCTATTGGTTCAGCTGTTCCTATGGATGAGCCACTCTCTATGATGGTTAAAGGAAGGGATCAAGTCAGTGGACTTTTAAGTCGTATTGAGCTTAGCAGCGAAGATGTAAGAGATGCGATTAAAGAGCCACTTAAAGAGATTGCTGATGCGCTTAAAGATGTACTTGAAGTTATGCCTCCTGATCTCGCGGGTGATATCGTTGAAAACGGCGTTGTACTCACAGGTGGTGGTGCATTGATTCGTGGATTTGATAAATACCTTTCAGACATCGTTAAGTTGCCTGTTTTTGTTGCAGATGAACCACTTTTAGCGGTTGCAAAAGGTACAGGTAAAGCACTCGAAGAGATTGAACTTTTACAACAATTGTCGAATGAGTAA